The following are encoded in a window of Amaranthus tricolor cultivar Red isolate AtriRed21 chromosome 2, ASM2621246v1, whole genome shotgun sequence genomic DNA:
- the LOC130806393 gene encoding uncharacterized protein LOC130806393 isoform X1: MRSGFLSLILIHHHQQCLTIRFPLSSLLLQEILVPKKSSLLLRMIVVLVLTMVCGISFSMVFLKQFSIGKVTMLTLFPNVQVSDKPCLRPDLEDWEVPYVHYPKPVTYSREECACHPVRYFAIFSTQRSGSGWFETLLNSHMNVSSNGEIFSVKVRRANISSIAETLDKLYNLDWMSSAAKNECTSAVGLKWMLNQGLLQYHEDVVKYFTQKGVSIIFLFRRNLLRRMVSILANSYDHDKKLLNGAHKSHVHSPHEAEILASYKPHVNVTTLIREIKLVQNMVAKASEYFNSTRHMTLYYEDVVNNHTKLLDVQDFLRIPRMKLTSRQVKIHKGPLSQQVANWDDVRKTLNGTEFESYLHDDYRL; this comes from the exons ATGCGCAGTGGTTTTTTATCGCTGATTttgattcatcatcatcaacaatgtCTGACGATTCGCTTTCCTCTTTCAAG CCTCTTATTACAGGAGATTTTGGTTCCAAAGAAGTCCTCATTACTGTTGCGGATGATTGTTGTTTTGGTGCTTACTATGGTCTGTGGAATCTCCTTTTCTATGGTCTTTCTCAAGCAATTTAGCATCGGCAAGGTTACGATGCTTACATTGTTCCCAAATGTTCAAGTGAGTGATAAACCATGCCTGAGGCCTGATCTTGAAGATTGGGAAGTTCCTTATGTGCATTACCCTAAACCTGTTACTTATAGCAG GGAGGAATGTGCATGTCATCCTGTCCGTTACTTTGCCATATTTTCAACGCAAAGATCTGGTAGTGGATGGTTTGAAACCTTGCTGAATAGTCATATGAACGTAAGTTCAAATGGGGAGATATTTTCTGTCAAAGTCCGGAGAGCTAACATTTCGAGTATTGCGGAGACCCTTGACAAGCTTTACAACTTGGATTGGATGAGCAGTGCTGCCAAGAATGAATGTACCTCTGCTGTTGGCTTGAAATGGATGCTAAATCAA GGTTTATTGCAGTATCATGAAGATGTAGTCAAATATTTCACCCAAAAAGGCGTTTCCATAATTTTTCTCTTTAGAAGAAATCTTTTGCGACGGATGGTATCAATACTTGCTAACTCATATGACCATGATAAGAAGCTATTGAATGGGGCTCATAAGTCTCATGTTCACTCACCCCATGAG GCTGAGATACTCGCAAGCTACAAACCTCACGTAAATGTCACTACTCTTATACGAGAGATCAAACTCGTCCAAAACATGGTAGCCAAAGCTTCAGAGTACTTTAATAGCACCCGTCATATGACGCTTTATTACGAAGATGTTGTCAACAACCACACT AAGTTATTAGATGTTCAAGATTTTCTTAGGATTCCAAGAATGAAGCTAACAAGTCGACAAGTTAAGATACACAAGGGACCGTTGTCGCAACAGGTAGCAAACTGGGACGATGTTCGAAAGACTCTTAATGGAACCGAGTTTGAGAGTTATCTCCATGATGATTATAGATTGTAG
- the LOC130806393 gene encoding uncharacterized protein LOC130806393 isoform X3, protein MSDDSLSSFKEILVPKKSSLLLRMIVVLVLTMVCGISFSMVFLKQFSIGKVTMLTLFPNVQVSDKPCLRPDLEDWEVPYVHYPKPVTYSREECACHPVRYFAIFSTQRSGSGWFETLLNSHMNVSSNGEIFSVKVRRANISSIAETLDKLYNLDWMSSAAKNECTSAVGLKWMLNQGLLQYHEDVVKYFTQKGVSIIFLFRRNLLRRMVSILANSYDHDKKLLNGAHKSHVHSPHEAEILASYKPHVNVTTLIREIKLVQNMVAKASEYFNSTRHMTLYYEDVVNNHTKLLDVQDFLRIPRMKLTSRQVKIHKGPLSQQVANWDDVRKTLNGTEFESYLHDDYRL, encoded by the exons atgtCTGACGATTCGCTTTCCTCTTTCAAG GAGATTTTGGTTCCAAAGAAGTCCTCATTACTGTTGCGGATGATTGTTGTTTTGGTGCTTACTATGGTCTGTGGAATCTCCTTTTCTATGGTCTTTCTCAAGCAATTTAGCATCGGCAAGGTTACGATGCTTACATTGTTCCCAAATGTTCAAGTGAGTGATAAACCATGCCTGAGGCCTGATCTTGAAGATTGGGAAGTTCCTTATGTGCATTACCCTAAACCTGTTACTTATAGCAG GGAGGAATGTGCATGTCATCCTGTCCGTTACTTTGCCATATTTTCAACGCAAAGATCTGGTAGTGGATGGTTTGAAACCTTGCTGAATAGTCATATGAACGTAAGTTCAAATGGGGAGATATTTTCTGTCAAAGTCCGGAGAGCTAACATTTCGAGTATTGCGGAGACCCTTGACAAGCTTTACAACTTGGATTGGATGAGCAGTGCTGCCAAGAATGAATGTACCTCTGCTGTTGGCTTGAAATGGATGCTAAATCAA GGTTTATTGCAGTATCATGAAGATGTAGTCAAATATTTCACCCAAAAAGGCGTTTCCATAATTTTTCTCTTTAGAAGAAATCTTTTGCGACGGATGGTATCAATACTTGCTAACTCATATGACCATGATAAGAAGCTATTGAATGGGGCTCATAAGTCTCATGTTCACTCACCCCATGAG GCTGAGATACTCGCAAGCTACAAACCTCACGTAAATGTCACTACTCTTATACGAGAGATCAAACTCGTCCAAAACATGGTAGCCAAAGCTTCAGAGTACTTTAATAGCACCCGTCATATGACGCTTTATTACGAAGATGTTGTCAACAACCACACT AAGTTATTAGATGTTCAAGATTTTCTTAGGATTCCAAGAATGAAGCTAACAAGTCGACAAGTTAAGATACACAAGGGACCGTTGTCGCAACAGGTAGCAAACTGGGACGATGTTCGAAAGACTCTTAATGGAACCGAGTTTGAGAGTTATCTCCATGATGATTATAGATTGTAG
- the LOC130806393 gene encoding uncharacterized protein LOC130806393 isoform X2 translates to MRSGFLSLILIHHHQQCLTIRFPLSSLLLQEILVPKKSSLLLRMIVVLVLTMVCGISFSMVFLKQFSIGKVTMLTLFPNVQVSDKPCLRPDLEDWEVPYVHYPKPVTYSREECACHPVRYFAIFSTQRSGSGWFETLLNSHMNVSSNGEIFSVKVRRANISSIAETLDKLYNLDWMSSAAKNECTSAVGLKWMLNQGLLQYHEDVVKYFTQKGVSIIFLFRRNLLRRMVSILANSYDHDKKLLNGAHKSHVHSPHEAEILASYKPHVNVTTLIREIKLVQNMVAKASEYFNSTRHMTLYYEDVVNNHTLLDVQDFLRIPRMKLTSRQVKIHKGPLSQQVANWDDVRKTLNGTEFESYLHDDYRL, encoded by the exons ATGCGCAGTGGTTTTTTATCGCTGATTttgattcatcatcatcaacaatgtCTGACGATTCGCTTTCCTCTTTCAAG CCTCTTATTACAGGAGATTTTGGTTCCAAAGAAGTCCTCATTACTGTTGCGGATGATTGTTGTTTTGGTGCTTACTATGGTCTGTGGAATCTCCTTTTCTATGGTCTTTCTCAAGCAATTTAGCATCGGCAAGGTTACGATGCTTACATTGTTCCCAAATGTTCAAGTGAGTGATAAACCATGCCTGAGGCCTGATCTTGAAGATTGGGAAGTTCCTTATGTGCATTACCCTAAACCTGTTACTTATAGCAG GGAGGAATGTGCATGTCATCCTGTCCGTTACTTTGCCATATTTTCAACGCAAAGATCTGGTAGTGGATGGTTTGAAACCTTGCTGAATAGTCATATGAACGTAAGTTCAAATGGGGAGATATTTTCTGTCAAAGTCCGGAGAGCTAACATTTCGAGTATTGCGGAGACCCTTGACAAGCTTTACAACTTGGATTGGATGAGCAGTGCTGCCAAGAATGAATGTACCTCTGCTGTTGGCTTGAAATGGATGCTAAATCAA GGTTTATTGCAGTATCATGAAGATGTAGTCAAATATTTCACCCAAAAAGGCGTTTCCATAATTTTTCTCTTTAGAAGAAATCTTTTGCGACGGATGGTATCAATACTTGCTAACTCATATGACCATGATAAGAAGCTATTGAATGGGGCTCATAAGTCTCATGTTCACTCACCCCATGAG GCTGAGATACTCGCAAGCTACAAACCTCACGTAAATGTCACTACTCTTATACGAGAGATCAAACTCGTCCAAAACATGGTAGCCAAAGCTTCAGAGTACTTTAATAGCACCCGTCATATGACGCTTTATTACGAAGATGTTGTCAACAACCACACT TTATTAGATGTTCAAGATTTTCTTAGGATTCCAAGAATGAAGCTAACAAGTCGACAAGTTAAGATACACAAGGGACCGTTGTCGCAACAGGTAGCAAACTGGGACGATGTTCGAAAGACTCTTAATGGAACCGAGTTTGAGAGTTATCTCCATGATGATTATAGATTGTAG
- the LOC130806400 gene encoding uncharacterized protein LOC130806400, which produces MVGLTQTQLPPSIDHINQLPINCSTPYMSSTSRPMLNFFYSAPTSPHSPKFHSSLFDDVNDDNHDSEHMSLLDHDRHQEAKIGMNDDEKDDFEFDFSGQLDLMVRPSLSSADELFDGGKIRPLKLKLTPTVVPKSKKVMSPKHRKMGSDLGPDRDPFKDVIRNNESKQRGRGRGGNGINRKGMSRSLSPLRVSEFALLGNQDQQNLNGPSNSNGLFGSRKWKLKDLFLFRSASEGHNKDSQSFSKRWSFRSSSMVSGSGSGSGSESASVSKRRGGVSVHEMHYASKRAVSEEMKKKTTLPYKHGLLACLGFSPVLPQFSYAFPNTPPS; this is translated from the coding sequence ATGGTAGGACTTACACAAACCCAATTACCTCCATCAATAGATCATATCAATCAACTACCCATCAATTGTTCTACACCTTATATGAGCTCTACTTCAAGACCCATGCTTAATTTCTTCTATAGCGCACCCACTAGTCCCCACTCCCCTAAATTCCATTCTTCTTTGTTTGATGATGTAAATGATGATAATCATGATTCCGAACATATGTCTCTGCTTGATCATGATCGTCATCAGGAAGCCAAAATTgggatgaatgatgatgaaaaagATGATTTTGAGTTTGATTTTAGTGGGCAATTGGATTTGATGGTGAGGCCTTCTTTATCTTCAGCTGATGAGCTTTTTGATGGAGGGAAAATTCGACCGTTAAAGTTAAAGCTAACTCCAACTGTTGTTCCAAAATCTAAGAAAGTAATGTCCCCGAAACATAGGAAAATGGGTTCGGATCTGGGACCCGATCGAGACCCGTTTAAGGATGTGATTCGGAATAATGAAAGTAAACAGAGAGGAAGAGGCAGAGGAGGAAATGGTATTAATCGTAAAGGAATGAGTCGTTCACTTTCACCATTAAGAGTGTCTGAATTTGCTCTTCTGGGTAATCAAGATCAACAGAATTTGAATGGACCCAGTAATTCAAATGGGTTGTTTGGATCCAGAAAATGGAAGTTGAAAGATTTGTTTCTGTTTAGAAGTGCTTCTGAAGGACATAATAAAGATTCTCAATCTTTTTCCAAGAGATGGAGTTTTAGATCATCAAGTATGGTATCAGGATCCGGTTCGGGTTCAGGGTCGGAGTCGGCTTCGGTGTCGAAGCGAAGAGGGGGAGTATCAGTTCATGAAATGCATTATGCATCTAAAAGAGCTGTTTCTGaggagatgaagaagaagacaaCTTTGCCTTATAAACATGGTCTTTTGGCTTGCTTGGGTTTTAGTCCTGTTCTTCCTCAATTCTCCTATGCTTTTCCTAATACTCCCCCTTCTTGA